AAAGAGAAGGCAAAGATTGGGTTGATCCAATTCCAAATTTCACCCCCCAAACCAGACACTGAAAACAACATTGTAGTCAACGATTACAGGCAAATGgacaaaattttgaaagaggaGAGGGCCTACCTGTTGAACATTTGCAAGAAAATCAAGAAGTCGAAGTGTAACGTTCTTCTAATTCAAAAGTCCATTCTGAGAGATGCTGTCAACGACCTAGCTTTGCATTTCTTGGCTAAATTGGGGATCATGGTGATCAAGGACatagaaagagaggagGTTGAGTTTTTGTCCAAGAGTCTCGGATGTAAGCCAATCTCTGACTTAGAACTGTTCACCGAGGACAGATTAGGGTCTGCTGACTTAGTAGAGGAGATAGAGAGCGACGGTTCCAAAATTGTTGTGTTGACCGGGATCAAGAGCAATTTGGCCAAACCAACGGTGTCGGTGGTCATCAGAGGCGCGAATAACATGATTTTGGACGAGACTGAACGTTCTCTGCATGATGCGTTATGTGTGATCCGTTGTCTAGTAAAGGAGAGAGGTCTAATtgccggtggtggtgctcCCGAGATTGAAATTGCTAGAAGACTGTCAAAGGAAGCACGGGCAATGAACGGTGTGGAAGCCTACATTTGGCAAGAGTTTGCCGAGGCTCTGGAAATTATTCCAACAACTTTAGCAGAAAATGCAGGCTTAAACAGTATCAAGGTTGTTACCGAATTGCGTTCCAGGCATGAAAACGGCGAAGTCAACGAAGGTATCTCTGTGAGAAGATCCGGTACCACAAACACGTACGACGATCACATCTTACAACCTGTCTTGGTCAGCACAAGTGCGATCTCTCTGGCAGCCGAGTGTGTCAAATCCATATTGAGAATTGACGATATCACGTTTAGCCGTTaattatttttcttttggacaAGAGAGAAACATCTAAGGCATTTCTTATACATCTGTATagtatataaatatattaTAAACACCCCATCACTTTTGATCTGCTTGGCCGACTCTACTTACCTGCCATaagagagaaaaaactgaTTCATTTTCCAGATCTGAGGTAATCATTCAAAGATGACTCCATGGCgcaatattttttttccattgTTTTGCACTTTTCTTCATTCTACGTTATATAATCacgaacttgaagatgtGTAACATGGGCCCATGTGAGTTTCATAGTCTTTACTGGTCACGCACTTCACTGGCAAAGACTTTTAGAACCTATATAAACGGTGGCCTGTTTGATTTTCTTACAGTTACTTCTTCTCAACACTTCTCGACAACATTTCTTTCAAATTCTTAGCAAAAGCCAGCTACTACAGCATAATCCACAGGAAGATGAACGTATTGGTTTACAATGGTCCAGGTACCACACCAGGATCTGTAAAACACGCTACCGAATCATTGCGTGACTTTTTAGAGCCGTACTATGCTGTCAGTACGGTTACTTCGAAGGTTCTCGAGACAGAACCCTGGATGGGGAAGACTTCTGCGATTGTTTTCCCAGGTGGAGCAGATTTGCCATACGTTAGAGAATGCAAACCAATTATCCCTAAACTGAAGGAATTTGTGTCCAAAAAGGGAGGTGTGTTTATTGGGTTCTGTGCTGGGGGGTATTTCGGTGGTAGTAGGGTGGAGTTTGCACAAGGTGACTTGGAGTTAGAAGTCACAGGAAATAGAGAACTCCAATTATTTCCTGGTATAGTAAGAGGCCCTGCGTATGCAGGCTTTAAATACAATAGCGAGGTTGGGGCAAGAGCTACGAAAATGCAAGTAAACAACGGCACCATGACCTACAATTATATTAATGGAGGTGGTGTATTTGTAGATGCAGATTCTATGCCAAACGTTGAAGTTCTGGCCCATTTTACAGAACCACTAGACGTTTCCCATGTACAGAGTGGGCCTACAGACGATAATCCTGCAGCCGTTGTCTTGTGTCATGTGGGAAAGGGGAAGGTTCTACTAACAGGAAGTCATCCTGAATTTTTGCCGAAATTATTGGCAAAATCCCCCAACCATGATGAcatgaaaaatatcatcGAACTGTTACAAAGCCATGAGAAGGAAAGATTGGATTTCATGAGGTACATCTTAACGAAAATGGGTTTGAACTGTAATAGGGATTTCAATAATGTAAGGGCGCCAAATTTGACTCCGATAGTGGTTGCGTCTTCTCCAATGAATACATCTAAACTCATTGAATTTAAAACTTTGCTCCAAAGTAAATTTCCCAACTCGAAGCAATTAGATAATTCTATCGAGATAAAAGATGCAACAGACTATTTCCACTTTTTTGAGGGGTTTGAAAGATGCTACGAATTGGCTAAAGATGAATTGCATGATCAGGATCCTGAAACTGTTGCTAAAGCTGTTGTATTTATAAATGAAAATGAAGCATATCCAAGCAAAGAAACTTTGCATAATTTCGATATGGAAACATACTTTAAACATCTGAATCCAAATAACAATTTGGGTTCCTTGTTGATGTACAGTGAGGTAGTGACCTCGACAAGCTCACTGctgaacaacaacaaaaccCTACTCTCTGCAATTCCCAAGAATTCTGTCTTACATGTAGGTACCATCCAAGTTTCTGGTAGAGGGCGCGGTGGTAATGTCTGGATTAATCCTAAAGGTGTAGCCGCCGCAACTGCAGTTGTAAATCTACCTTTAAAATCACCAACTACTCAAGAAAACATTTCAattgtttttgttcagtaTCTGTCGATGCTGGCGTACTGTAAGGCAATTAACTCGTATCTTCCAGGATTTGAAGACCTGCCCGTTAGAATTAAGTGGCCGAACGATTTGTATTGCATGAGCCCAAGTTATTATCGTAATAATAACATAAAATTGTTAGGGAAAGGGCTCAGTAACGATAAAGTCACCGTCAATGATATTGAGCCTGCATATCTGAAGATCTCCGGTTTGCTAGTCAATACCCACTTCCTGGATAACGGCTATACGCTATTATTGGGATGCGGGATAAATGTTAGCACCGATGGTCCAACTACTTCTTTAAACACATGGGtggatattttgaacaaggaGAGGGAAGAAGCTGGATTAGTGAAATTACCTCATATTGACGTGGAGATACTACAAGCCCTTTATATGAATAATCTGGAAGTGTTGTTAAAGATGTTTGTAGATTACGGCTCCTCCACAATCTTGCCAGAGTATTACCGCTATTGGCTACATTCTAACCAGATTGTGACGTTGACATCTCATCAAAATATCAGGGCAAAAATCACGGGGATCACAAGCGATTACGGTTTGTTAATAGCAGAAGAATTAATGCCGGGGAGCGACTACAAATTGACAGGTGTGGTATATCATTTGCAACCTGATGGCAACACGTTCGATATATTTAGAGGATTGATTGCCAAAAAAGTGACATGAGTGTGCTTTAACAAACTTGTTGCCTTTAGATAAAAACCAACACTTATTCTGTCGATTATATTATAAAATACGGTAACATGGTATACTTACAATATGTAGTTTATATCAAAGAAGTCTGGTTATCAATAGATCTTGTTATCTCGATACTCGTGTGTTATAATGtatgtatttttttgtggTTTTTAGGATCATACCTGCAATGCTGTGCTTTATCGCTTCAATATCATTTATGAGTTACAAATTTATGGTACAATTGCTCGAGTATATATCTAATTTCACCCAGAATACAGAGTAACAGCAATATCCATTATACTCATTGTTTAttctcttcattttttttcttctctgctTCATCCTCAGAGCCAGGAGAGTACGTAGGAGAACCTGGACTATAGTTTGGAGAGGTTGGAGAATatgaaggagaagttggaCTATAGTTTGGAGATGTTGGGGAGTAGGAAGGTGAGGTGGGTGAGTACGAGGGTGAGGTTGGAGAGTAAGATGGAGATGTAGGACTGTAGCTTGGTGAAGTTGGTGAATAGGAAGGAGATGTAGGGCTGTAGCTTGGAGATGTTGGACTATAGCTTGGAGATGTCGGTGAGTACGAAGGTGATGTTGGGCTGTAACTTGGCGAAGTTGGTGAGTATGAGGGTGATGTTGGAGAATATGATGGAGACGTTGGAGAGTAGGAGGGAGAGGTAGGAGAGTATGATGGAGAGGTTGGGGAATAGCTTGGGGAAGTGGGGGAGTAGGAAGGCGAGGTAGGAGAATATGAAGGTGATGTTGGGCTATAACTTGGCGAAGTTGGAGAATAAGACGGCGACGTTGGAGAGTATGCTGGGGACGTCGGGGAAAATCCTGGAGAGGACACCCCACCAAAACCAGGAGACGCAGGGGCATCACCATACGCACCAAACGGCGACGTGGCGCCACCGTATTCTGCACCACCGTAAGCAGTAAACCCACCTGACATTGCATCTGTAGAACCAGAATCGACCAGAGGGGAAAACATTAGTTCATCTTTGATGTCGATATTGGCATTGGCCAGGCCGTGCTCGTCAGAGTATGGAGTTGCGCCACCTTCTTCACCGTCTTCAAGTTCAGAGATCTTTTGTTCCGGCATATACTTCATTAAGGATTCTTCATCAATCATGACGTCAAACGCACCAGTACCAATTGGAGCCATTTGACCCAATAGAACATTCTCTGATACACCACGACAGTCATCTAGTTCGGCAGCAGCACCGGCTTCAAACAAAATTTCGACAGTTTCTTCGAAAGAACATCTCATTAACGCACCGGTATTGGATCTGTTGAAACCGTGACGTGTCACTGAAGTCAAACCACCTTGTGTCGTCATTACATCAACAAGCAATGCCATATGACGGTAGTTCACGTACGAACCATCGGAAGCAATAACATTGTAGACTTCCTTGTACAATGCAGCACGACCAGCTTCGATACCAAGGACTTCCATGATGTCGATAAACGAGTTGGTATAAATTCTCGTAGCATCAACGCCAGGAACTTGCATAACCTCAGCTAGATTAACACCATCTGATTCTAGCACCCACTCAGGTACCTTCTGGTACTCACCGCTCTCGTTAGGAACTTTACGGTCATATTTCATCATGACAACACGCTCAATGTTTTCGACACCACGCAAAGTGATGTTTTCCAACATAGTGTTttcgatcttcttcaacatatgatcttcttctgccTCAGTTTCAGCGTCCAGTGACTTTGGACGAACAACACGACAACGAATAATCAGTTTCTCGGCATTATCTTCAGACCAAATAACGAACAGATCGTTCTTAAATGTTTCCTTAATCCTTTCACCAACTTGACCCATGGTTAAATCTTTATCGTTCATAGCTGCACGATCTAGTTCAAGACGTAGCAACCAAGGCGATTGTTGATCTAATGAGGATTCCATTTCATCGTCCAGTAGAGAGAAATGTAGTTGAATaatttcttcatcttcttcaataaCCGTAGAACGTGGATCAGGATCATAGTAAATTTCAGAGGCAACTGTGACACTCTTTAACGTCGTGTGTTCTATAGCGGATCTAATTAATTTTGCTTTTTCTTGGTCAGATGAGTAGTCGTCCTTCAGATAAACTGTTAAAGAAGGAGTTTTCATGTTTTTGGCAACATTTAAAATTTCCTTTAACCGAGGAACACCGGAGGTAACTTTCTTCGAAGCAACACCGGCAAAATGGAAAGTGTTCAGTGTCATCTGTGTCGCAGGTTCACCGATAGATTGAGCAGCTAACACACCCACCATTTCACCAGGATGAACGACAGAACGCAAAAATTGCGCCTCGATGTTATTCAAAACCCAGTTAAACGCCTCTTTTGTTAATCTGTATTCCTTAAGCACCCTCCGTGTGGCTAAACGCGAACGTACcaaacaacagaacaagGTTACAGCGTCTGTCTGCGCCCTTTCGATGATTTCACTCTTACCACGTAGCACCAACAACTTCGATTGAAGTTCATTCACACTATCAATGATATCGCGAATTGTTAAGTCAGATGGTTTCGAGTGATCGATTCTGAATGTCTGCTGAGCATTTTGGATGATACGTCTGATATTAACAGGTAGTGGCCAGTTAGACTCACCATCCACAAACACGTTTCTCAAAAAGGCACGGTCTTTAACGAGTTGCTTGTATTCCTCATCTAGAAGCGTTTGTAATTTCAGATCACCAGTAATTTCAGAGCCGGATTCCAATAGCGTTGGATCCAACGAATTTTGAACATTCATCAAATCTATTCTGTATTTCTTTTCGAAAGCAGCATCAGAACCCCCAATGGTATCTAGGGACTGTTTCTCGATGTAAGATGCATCAATACCGTCTTCACCATAGATGAATTGGATGACGTTACCAAGGGAGTTTCTGGTAGTGTTATCGTAGTGGACCAtgatatcttccaaagcCTTAACCAAACGACGTTGAATATACCCAGTTTCGGCAGTCTTGACAGCAGTATCAATTAAACCTTCACGACCACCCATAGCATGGAAAAAGAATTCCTGAGGAGTCAACCCTCTTAGATAGGAGTTCTCAACAAAACCCTTGGATTCTGGAGAATAATCGtcctttgaaaaatggGGCAGAGTACGATCCACAAAACCAAAACCAATACGTTTACCTTCGACGGATTGTTGACCGACACAGGCCGACATTTGTGCAATATTAATAAACGAACCCTTGGAACCGGCGCTGACCATCTGTTTCACGAAGTTTGTATCGTTCAGGTTGACTTCAGCTAGACGACCAGCTTTGTCTCTTGCTTCGTTCAGGAAACGCACGACGTTATCCTCAAAAGATTCACGTAGTGTCATACCATGCTTTGCAGTCAGCAAGTTGGCTTGAGCTTCTTTGGTAACTTCTTCgaccttctttttggcTTCAGCAATTGTCTCGGTAATTTCCTTAATTGTAGCACCATCAGCAATGGTATCACCAATACCGGTCGAAAACCCGTTATGCAACAACCAGAAATTTACCACTTTTTGAATATTACCAAATAACCTTGCACAGGTCTGCGGACCCTTTTCTCTAGTAACGACATGAATCAAACCACCGCTCGAAGAACCGACGGTCTTCTTATCGACAACACCAAATATAATTTGCCCATCAATAATCAACATACCATTATCCTTTGGCGATAACAATGTAGTGCCTTCATCAAAACGCTGTAGATGAATACCATTTGGAATGGCCACAGATAGAATCTGTTTACCGGTCCACAAAGGTTTTGGTTTCAAGATAGCAGGAGTTGGAATCACACCATCCCAATCAGGAACCCAATATAACATGTTAAGAACATGGTCAAGCTCCAAGAACGTATCTCTCAACGTTAAAATACGAATACCACACAAAGTATCTTGTACAATCCCCATACAGGGCTTATTCGATTGTGGAGATACAATCTGTAGGGGAACGGCACAAAGTTGGGATAACTCTGCCCTCGTCTCCTCGGATTGAGGAACATGTAAATTCATTTCGTCACCATCAAAATCGGCATTGTAGGGAGATGTAACGGACAGATTTAACCTGAAAGTAGAGTAAGGTATCACCTTGACTTTGTGAGCCATCATGGACATTTTATGTAGCGAAGGTTGACGATTGAACAGAACAGGATCATCGTCCATGATATGACGCTCTACCTTCCACCCGTACTGCAACTGCACATCACCGGCTCTCTTACTGTACCTCAAATCGATACGGTCACCATTTTCACGAATGACATATTTGGCACCGGGATGTTCATTAGGACCGTTCCGTACCAACTGCGTTAAACGATCAATGTTGTACGGTGTTACAACTTCTGGGTACGTCAAAGTTCTGGCGATAGATTTGGGGACACCCACTTGATCTAACTCTAAGTTTGGATCACCCGAAATAACTGTTCTGGCAGAAAAATCGACACGCTTCCCCATCAGGTTACCTCTGATACGCCCCTCTTTACCCTTTAAACGGGCACGGATGGACTTGACAGGCCGGCCAGACTTCTGCAACGCTTGAGGTTGACCCGCGATATCATTATCCATGTAAGTTGCAACGTGGAACTGCAGCAAACTTTCTGCTTCCTCGATGGCGTGATGCGGGGCACCGTTGTGTTCTAGAGTCTCTAAACTAATATTTgccttcaaaatatcagCCAACTTGAAAGTTAAATCATCCTCACCTCTTTGCGATTCGTTGAATGAAATGGAGGGACGCACAGGTGGAGGAGGTACGGGGAGCACCGTGAGAATCATCCATTCGGGACGCGAGAATTCTTCGTTGAACCCCAGTCTTATAAAGTCTTCCGTGGAAATATGTTTGAAGATGTTCAGGATTTCTTCTGTGCTCAGCACTCTCTGTTCCGGTTCTTCACCTTcaattgtttttttccttttccaaCTACCTACCAGCTTCAACCCATCTTTACGGACAGTAGGTTGGGTGTTGCCACAACCACCTCTAGACACTAGTTTGGTGGGGTCGTTTTCGGAGGGTACGTCTGTCTCACACACCATTTTAGTTTTACAAAGAGCCCAGGTTGCGTTGAATCTCTTTTTGGGATCCTTGATGGCCATCACTTGACGCATCTGTTCGTTATTTTCGTCCAAAAGTAGTTTCCCACAGTGCATGCACACACACTCACAAactttcttgatctttGTGATGAACCCAACGTGGAAGACAGGTTTAGCCAGATCTATGTGACCGAAATGCCCGGGACACTCGCTCATACCTTCCTGACAGGTTTGACATTTCAGATTACGGTCGATCGAACCCAGTCTTGGGTCATTCAACCCACCGATCTTGGCTCTTGTCTGCGTTTCATCCATCGTCTCGGGGAACTTGATCTTTGCCACACTGATAGCACGGACTTCCTCTGGAGAAAACAGACCAAACTGGACTTCTTTGACTGTCCGCAATGGAGCACTGGAGTACTGTTGGCCGACCATTGTAGATGTGATAAATTATGAAGTGctttgatgttgttgttttttttgtttctggaaagatttttcaaagtgttaAGCACCAAATCACAGATATTtcctatttttttgtagtggtagttgttgttgttttttgtttttatgggtttttttgaagatatattactatcttttcaaagtagtTCTGTTTGTAGTTGAACAATTTTAGCCACAAAAGAAAGTAGAGttcacaaaaaaaaaagggagAAGCTTATGCTAATAAGGTATGCTATTGACCCAATAGTTTACTCACACTAATGCACCACACGACTCGTAATGTCGGTTAGggagagaaggaaaaaagaaggaaaacgaaaagTATCACTAGGAAAATTAACGAAcaaggaagaaagagatgGGACAGACGGTTACTATCTATTCTTTCGGCCCtggaattgaagaaaaaagaagtaAATCTGTTAAGATTCCCCTGTGGAACAAATCTGTCGTTCAGTCTTCGAGTCAGTCAACGGTTTCGACCTTCGCTCTCGccctccttctcctcttgaGGCTACTTCCACTACgttgttttgttcaatttttctttttcgacGAATTTTTAtcacaaaaaattttgaaaaaaaaaatgtgtGTCACGTGACACTACAGTCCGGGTGACGGGCACCCCCACCATACATACTGTTACACTGTTGAACCTACATCTTCCGCTATCAGCTCGTCTCTAAGATTGGTCACGGTCCATTatcatcgtcctcatcatcagTCAAACC
This sequence is a window from Huiozyma naganishii CBS 8797 chromosome 3, complete genome. Protein-coding genes within it:
- the CCT4 gene encoding chaperonin-containing T-complex subunit CCT4 (similar to Saccharomyces cerevisiae CCT4 (YDL143W); ancestral locus Anc_7.317) yields the protein MSAKTAAPRVPSNATFKSKEKPQEVRKANIIAARAVADAIRTSLGPKGMDKMIKTSRGEIIISNDGHTILKQMAILHPVARMLVDVSAAQDAEAGDGTTSVVILTGALLGAADRLLSKGIHPTIIAESFEKASRRSVEILLEICHKISLNDREDLIRAATTSLSSKIVSQHSSFLAPLTVDSILKICDENSTTVDLSDIRLIKKVGGTIDDTNLINGVVLTQNVVKNAGGPTRKEKAKIGLIQFQISPPKPDTENNIVVNDYRQMDKILKEERAYLLNICKKIKKSKCNVLLIQKSILRDAVNDLALHFLAKLGIMVIKDIEREEVEFLSKSLGCKPISDLELFTEDRLGSADLVEEIESDGSKIVVLTGIKSNLAKPTVSVVIRGANNMILDETERSLHDALCVIRCLVKERGLIAGGGAPEIEIARRLSKEARAMNGVEAYIWQEFAEALEIIPTTLAENAGLNSIKVVTELRSRHENGEVNEGISVRRSGTTNTYDDHILQPVLVSTSAISLAAECVKSILRIDDITFSR
- the BPL1 gene encoding biotin--[acetyl-CoA-carboxylase] ligase BPL1 (similar to Saccharomyces cerevisiae BPL1 (YDL141W); ancestral locus Anc_7.315), which gives rise to MNVLVYNGPGTTPGSVKHATESLRDFLEPYYAVSTVTSKVLETEPWMGKTSAIVFPGGADLPYVRECKPIIPKLKEFVSKKGGVFIGFCAGGYFGGSRVEFAQGDLELEVTGNRELQLFPGIVRGPAYAGFKYNSEVGARATKMQVNNGTMTYNYINGGGVFVDADSMPNVEVLAHFTEPLDVSHVQSGPTDDNPAAVVLCHVGKGKVLLTGSHPEFLPKLLAKSPNHDDMKNIIELLQSHEKERLDFMRYILTKMGLNCNRDFNNVRAPNLTPIVVASSPMNTSKLIEFKTLLQSKFPNSKQLDNSIEIKDATDYFHFFEGFERCYELAKDELHDQDPETVAKAVVFINENEAYPSKETLHNFDMETYFKHLNPNNNLGSLLMYSEVVTSTSSLLNNNKTLLSAIPKNSVLHVGTIQVSGRGRGGNVWINPKGVAAATAVVNLPLKSPTTQENISIVFVQYLSMLAYCKAINSYLPGFEDLPVRIKWPNDLYCMSPSYYRNNNIKLLGKGLSNDKVTVNDIEPAYLKISGLLVNTHFLDNGYTLLLGCGINVSTDGPTTSLNTWVDILNKEREEAGLVKLPHIDVEILQALYMNNLEVLLKMFVDYGSSTILPEYYRYWLHSNQIVTLTSHQNIRAKITGITSDYGLLIAEELMPGSDYKLTGVVYHLQPDGNTFDIFRGLIAKKVT
- the RPO21 gene encoding DNA-directed RNA polymerase II subunit RPB1 (similar to Saccharomyces cerevisiae RPO21 (YDL140C); ancestral locus Anc_7.314), with the translated sequence MVGQQYSSAPLRTVKEVQFGLFSPEEVRAISVAKIKFPETMDETQTRAKIGGLNDPRLGSIDRNLKCQTCQEGMSECPGHFGHIDLAKPVFHVGFITKIKKVCECVCMHCGKLLLDENNEQMRQVMAIKDPKKRFNATWALCKTKMVCETDVPSENDPTKLVSRGGCGNTQPTVRKDGLKLVGSWKRKKTIEGEEPEQRVLSTEEILNIFKHISTEDFIRLGFNEEFSRPEWMILTVLPVPPPPVRPSISFNESQRGEDDLTFKLADILKANISLETLEHNGAPHHAIEEAESLLQFHVATYMDNDIAGQPQALQKSGRPVKSIRARLKGKEGRIRGNLMGKRVDFSARTVISGDPNLELDQVGVPKSIARTLTYPEVVTPYNIDRLTQLVRNGPNEHPGAKYVIRENGDRIDLRYSKRAGDVQLQYGWKVERHIMDDDPVLFNRQPSLHKMSMMAHKVKVIPYSTFRLNLSVTSPYNADFDGDEMNLHVPQSEETRAELSQLCAVPLQIVSPQSNKPCMGIVQDTLCGIRILTLRDTFLELDHVLNMLYWVPDWDGVIPTPAILKPKPLWTGKQILSVAIPNGIHLQRFDEGTTLLSPKDNGMLIIDGQIIFGVVDKKTVGSSSGGLIHVVTREKGPQTCARLFGNIQKVVNFWLLHNGFSTGIGDTIADGATIKEITETIAEAKKKVEEVTKEAQANLLTAKHGMTLRESFEDNVVRFLNEARDKAGRLAEVNLNDTNFVKQMVSAGSKGSFINIAQMSACVGQQSVEGKRIGFGFVDRTLPHFSKDDYSPESKGFVENSYLRGLTPQEFFFHAMGGREGLIDTAVKTAETGYIQRRLVKALEDIMVHYDNTTRNSLGNVIQFIYGEDGIDASYIEKQSLDTIGGSDAAFEKKYRIDLMNVQNSLDPTLLESGSEITGDLKLQTLLDEEYKQLVKDRAFLRNVFVDGESNWPLPVNIRRIIQNAQQTFRIDHSKPSDLTIRDIIDSVNELQSKLLVLRGKSEIIERAQTDAVTLFCCLVRSRLATRRVLKEYRLTKEAFNWVLNNIEAQFLRSVVHPGEMVGVLAAQSIGEPATQMTLNTFHFAGVASKKVTSGVPRLKEILNVAKNMKTPSLTVYLKDDYSSDQEKAKLIRSAIEHTTLKSVTVASEIYYDPDPRSTVIEEDEEIIQLHFSLLDDEMESSLDQQSPWLLRLELDRAAMNDKDLTMGQVGERIKETFKNDLFVIWSEDNAEKLIIRCRVVRPKSLDAETEAEEDHMLKKIENTMLENITLRGVENIERVVMMKYDRKVPNESGEYQKVPEWVLESDGVNLAEVMQVPGVDATRIYTNSFIDIMEVLGIEAGRAALYKEVYNVIASDGSYVNYRHMALLVDVMTTQGGLTSVTRHGFNRSNTGALMRCSFEETVEILFEAGAAAELDDCRGVSENVLLGQMAPIGTGAFDVMIDEESLMKYMPEQKISELEDGEEGGATPYSDEHGLANANIDIKDELMFSPLVDSGSTDAMSGGFTAYGGAEYGGATSPFGAYGDAPASPGFGGVSSPGFSPTSPAYSPTSPSYSPTSPSYSPTSPSYSPTSPSYSPTSPSYSPTSPSYSPTSPSYSPTSPSYSPTSPSYSPTSPSYSPTSPSYSPTSPSYSPTSPSYSPTSPSYSPTSPSYSPTSPSYSPTSPSYSPTSPSYSPTSPNYSPTSPSYSPTSPNYSPGSPTYSPGSEDEAEKKKNEENKQ